The nucleotide sequence GTCAGACAAGGTAATCGAAATGATGTCTATTTAATTAAGACTGGTGTGGAAAAGCTTGTCTATCTTCTTTTGGAATTGAAAAGACACCTTCCCCACATTACAAAAAATGAAATTCCTGAACAGCTTAAGGCTTATTTCTCTTTCGTTAAGGATTACATACAACTAAAGGAAATCTCAGGCCTTTTGAGTGAAATAAAGAACTCACCTCATCGTGTTAAACCCCATCAATTTGACTGGTTATTCAGGGAGAAATACAAAAAAGAAACACAAGACTTGGTCAATATTATTTATCTATTTGATGCCTATAATGCTGTAGCTCAAACAGCCCTTAAGGAAAACCTTTGTCTGCCAGGTTTTATAGATTCGGCCATTCCCCAGTTAAAACTTAAAGGCCTTTTCCATCCTTTTTTGGAATCTCCCATTCCTTATGATCTGGAGATGAAAGATGGGCAAAACCTTTGTTTCCTTACAGGTCCCAATATGGCTGGTAAATCCACTTTTCTGAAATCTTTGGGACTTTCAATATACCTGTCCCATTTAGGATTTCCCGTACCAGCCAAAGAAATACAAACTACTTTTTATAAAGGACTAATGACAACCATAAACCTTTCGGACAATATGGGACTTGGATATAGTCATTTTTATTCGGAAGTGAAACGTATAAAACAAGTCGCCAATGTAATCAAGGAAAAAGGAAGCGTGTTTGTGATTTTTGATGAGCTGTTTAGAGGTACCAATGTAAAAGATGCTTATGAGGCATCCCTGTATATTATAAAGTCTTTTTCCCAAATTCAGCAGAGCACCTACTTTATTTCTACCCATATTACAGAAATTGCAAGCCAGATTGCTGATTGGCCCAATGTGAAATGCCACTATTTCGAAGCCAAAATTGATGAGAATCAGCTAACTTATAGCTATGAAATTAAAGAAGGTGTATCCTATGAAAGACTGGGGATGCATATTCTTCTAAAAGAAAATATCATCGATATCCTTAATCCCAAAAACACCTAATTGAAAACTATGAAGGAGGCAAGTCAAATAAGCGAACTTATGAAACAAGTGGATAGCTATGTCCAAAACTGTCCCGAAAATACCATGGAATACAAGGCATTCCCCCATAAATGGTCCAAAAAGGAAATCTTAGGACACTTGGTGGATTCAGCCATTCATAACCTTCAACGCTTTGTGGAAATCCAATTTTCTCCCTCAGTCTATTCTGTACATCCTTATCGTCAAAACGAATGGGTAAGTGTAAATGATTATCAACATACCAACACGCAATCCCTGCTCCAGCTTTGAATGGTGCTGAACCAAAGGATCGTCCAAATAATTTCAAACCTTGATGAAGACGCGGTTAACATCCCTATTTTCATCAATGACCACCGTCAAGAAAATCTCGCTTTCTTGATCAGTGATTATGCCGATCACATGGGCCATCATGTGAAACAAATCGTGGAATAAATATGAATATTATCCTTAGGCAGGAAATCGATTCGGATCACCATGAGGTTTTCAATCTTATAAAAGAATCGTTTCAAAACGAAGCCAATGAGCGATCACCAGGAACAATTTCTTGTAGATCGTTTAAGGGGATCATCAGGTTTCGTTCCTGAGCTTTCGCTAGTAGCGGAATCTGGAAATCAGATTTTGGGACATATTTTACTGAGCAA is from Echinicola marina and encodes:
- a CDS encoding MutS-related protein, giving the protein MSFTIDEQTVQDLELFGDRPNSKSIFSFFNRTKTFGGRLQLKGLMESPLDSPKEILDRRDSIKFFMKAELPFEISSSQMDFIDHYFRLNKTTLKSNFIDAYFQNMFVRQGNRNDVYLIKTGVEKLVYLLLELKRHLPHITKNEIPEQLKAYFSFVKDYIQLKEISGLLSEIKNSPHRVKPHQFDWLFREKYKKETQDLVNIIYLFDAYNAVAQTALKENLCLPGFIDSAIPQLKLKGLFHPFLESPIPYDLEMKDGQNLCFLTGPNMAGKSTFLKSLGLSIYLSHLGFPVPAKEIQTTFYKGLMTTINLSDNMGLGYSHFYSEVKRIKQVANVIKEKGSVFVIFDELFRGTNVKDAYEASLYIIKSFSQIQQSTYFISTHITEIASQIADWPNVKCHYFEAKIDENQLTYSYEIKEGVSYERLGMHILLKENIIDILNPKNT